One genomic region from Drosophila subpulchrella strain 33 F10 #4 breed RU33 chromosome 2R, RU_Dsub_v1.1 Primary Assembly, whole genome shotgun sequence encodes:
- the LOC119550672 gene encoding uncharacterized protein LOC119550672 isoform X5, with protein MHVKHTQRRVSGPGAFGTFTNDQRASRDNLCPDSQQQQHSHSHQHLVRQSLVSLSNGQPADSVSLLRAGDEQQQHLQQQQQQQQQQQQHLQQQHLQQQQRQRSSSSRLSTSGISKQNSGDSRSGLRILDSSHSPVSCGTQSVSSTGGQSALYDACHEYSRSLSAAAAEGAGSLLKSHYSDQQLASQPEPDPDPDPERDRDRDRDRDRDRDRERRHLTNLNLNLNSEYDYSGSDKQQLVNETYIFKCIANSPSFLRTNKIKEQSKKLRNLSLKTRTAKKKGQIISKSNAVSDNSLHPGDKYLNLYLVEKKHSLQPQVASSSSSSPHPQASSAPASSSSTCTRAQQLPNLSAVAARQQQLLLNGSLKGKGQGQGQGQGQGRQTLPGHRGSVRSEGGSHTIPATGKSPPVPHSLAAKISSSASGSKNCNLLSASSNSCHKLHAHAQGSGAGAGAGSGPGHSHYAAAVSPKSSVSSNGHLNKYCLTDLTRRKAEFNRQLSAPTDYTHHSSSNGSQQEGSSEANEGHEPVGESTITVASAGVAYPHPYSYPYHHASSSATAPANLKASLQLHSFGGHHPCPYPARPTSTSCTNSFNRRHIRRHKGKLGDRLLSGDSEESVRCSYCSVLNVNENDLRISFENTCTDSLVTAFDDEALLICDQGTEMVHFDDVSLYGTPKEEPMPNIPIVSEKVSANFLKSQLQSWFQPTDNRLAMKLFGSRKALVKERIRQKTSGHWVIHPCSSFRFYWDLCMLLLLVANLIILPVAISFFNDDLSTRWIAFNCLSDTIFLIDIVVNFRTGIMQQDNAEQVILDPKLIAKHYLRTWFFLDLISSIPLDYIFLIFNQDFSDSFQILHAGRALRILRLAKLLSLVRLLRLSRLVRYVSQWEEVYFLNMASVFMRIFNLICMMLLIGHWSGCLQFLVPMLQGFPSNSWVSINELQESYWLEQYSWALFKAMSHMLCIGYGRFPPQSLTDMWLTMLSMISGATCYALFLGHATNLIQSLDSSRRQYREKVKQVEEYMAYRKLPRDMRQRITEYFEHRYQGKFFDEELILGELSEKLREDVINYNCRSLVASVPFFANADSNFVSDVVTKLKYEVFQPGDIIIKEGTIGTKMYFIQEGVVDIVMANGEVATSLSDGSYFGEICLLTNARRVASVRAETYCNLFSLSVDHFNCVLDQYPLMRKTMETVAAERLNKIGKNPNIMHQKDEQLSNPESNTITAVVNALAAEADDCKDDDMDLKENLLHGSESSIAEPVQTIREGLPRPRSGEFRALFEGNTP; from the exons ATGCACGTTAAACACACTCAGCGCCGAGTCAGCGGTCCTGGAGCCTTCGGAACCTTTACCAACGATCAACG TGCCAGCCGCGACAACTTGTGCCCGGacagccagcagcagcagcactcgCACTCGCACCAGCACTTGGTGCGCCAGTCTCTGGTGAGTCTCAGCAACGGCCAGCCGGCGGACAGCGTCTCGCTGCTGCGGGCGGGCGatgagcagcagcaacacctccagcagcagcagcaacagcagcagcagcagcagcaacatctgcaacagcaacacctgcaacagcagcaacggcagcgcagcagcagcagtcggCTTTCCACGAGTGGCATCTCCAAGCAGAACTCCGGGGACAGCAGGAGCGGCCTGCGAATCCTCGACAGCAGCCACAGTCCCGTCAGCTGCGGCACCCAGAGCGTGAGCAGCACTGGTGGCCAGTCGGCGCTCTACGATGCCTGCCACGAGTACTCGCGCAGCTTGAGTGCAGCGGCTGCAGAAGGAGCCGGCTCGCTGCTCAAGAGCCACTACAGTGACCAGCAGTTGGCCAGCCAGCCGGAGCCAGACCCAGATCCAGATCCGGAAAGGGATAGGGATAGGGATCGTGATAGGGACAGAGATAGAGACAGGGAACGTCGCCACCTGACCAACCTCAATCTCAATCTGAACAGCGAGTACGACTACAGCGGGAGTGACAAGCAGCAACTGGTCAACGAGACGTACATCTTCAAGTGCATCGCCAACAGTCCCTCGTTCCTGCGCACCAACAAGATCAAGGAGCAGTCCAAGAAGCTGCGCAATCTCTCACTGAAAACGCGCACCGCCAAGAAGAAGGGCCAGATCATCTCGAAGTCGAACGCGGTGTCGGATAATTCGCTGCATCCGGGTGACAAGTATCTGAACTTGTATCTGGTGGAGAAGAAGCATTCGCTGCAGCCGCAGGTGGCCTCCAGTTCGAGTTCCAGCCCGCATCCGCAGGCCTCCTCGGCGCCGGCCAGCTCGTCATCCACCTGCACGAGGGCCCAACAGTTGCCCAACTTGTCAGCGGTTGCTGCCCGCCAGCAACAGTTGCTCCTGAACGGATCGCTCAAGGGCAAGGGGCAGGGTcaggggcaggggcagggTCAGGGCCGACAAACGCTGCCCGGTCATCGGGGATCGGTGAGGAGCGAGGGCGGCAGCCACACCATTCCGGCGACGGGCAAGAGTCCGCCGGTGCCGCACTCGCTGGCGGCCAAGATCAGCAGCTCGGCCAGCGGCAGCAAGAACTGCAATTTGCTCAGCGCCAGCAGCAACTCATGCCACAAGCTGCACGCCCACGCCCAAGGATCGGGAgctggagcaggagcaggatcaGGACCTGGCCACAGTCATTACGCGGCGGCCGTGTCGCCGAAGAGTTCGGTGAGCAGCAACGGACACCTGAACAAGTACTGCCTCACGGACCTCACGCGCCGCAAGGCCGAGTTCAATCGCCAGCTGAGCGCCCCCACGGACTACACGCACCACTCCTCCAGCAACGGGTCCCAGCAGGAGGGCTCCTCGGAGGCCAACGAGGGCCACGAGCCGGTCGGGGAGTCGACCATCACCGTAGCCAGCGCCGGGGTCGCGTATCCGCATCCCTACTCGTACCCCTATCACCACGCCTCCTCCTCGGCCACAGCGCCGGCCAATCTCAAGGCGTCGCTGCAGCTGCACAGCTTCGGGGGCCACCACCCGTGTCCTTATCCGGCAAGGCCCACGTCCACGTCGTGCACCAACAGCTTCAACCGGCGCCACATCCGCCGGCACAAGGGCAAGCTCGGCGATCG ACTGCTGAGCGGGGATAGTGAGGAATCGGTACGCTGCTCCTACTGCTCGGTGCTGAATGTGAACGAGAACGACCTGCGCATTTCGTTCGAAAACACCTGCACCGACTCGCTGGTCACCGCTTTCGATGATGAGGCCCTGCTAATATGCGACCAAGGAACCGAAATG GTACACTTTGATGACGTGTCGTTGTACGGCACTCCGAAAGAGGAGCCCATGCCCAACATACCGATCGTGTCGGAAAAAGTCTCTGCGAATTTCCTAAAAAGTCAATTGCAATCATGGTTCCAGCCGACGGACAACCGACTGGCCATGAAACTGTTTGGCAGCCGAAAGGCACTGGTCAAGGAGCGCATACGTCAGAAAACTTCCGGGCATTGGGTCATACACCCGTGCAGTTCATTCAG GTTTTACTGGGACCTTTGCATGCTTTTATTATTAGTAGCAAATCTTATTATCCTGCCAGTCGCAATATCATTCTTCAACGATGATCTGAGCACACGATGGATTGCCTTCAACTGCCTAAGTGatactatttttttaatagatATTGTAGTCAATTTTAGAACAG GAATTATGCAACAAGACAACGCTGAACAAGTAATATTGGATCCAAAGCTTATAGCTAAACACTATTTAAGAACTTGGTTTTTTCTCGATTTGATTTCGTCGATACCGCtagattatatatttttaattttcaatcaA GATTTCTCTGATTCTTTTCAAATATTGCATGCCGGACGAGCCCTGCGCATCCTGCGCCTGGCCAAGCTGCTCTCCCTGGTGCGACTGCTCCGTCTTTCCCGCCTCGTGCGCTACGTTTCCCAATGGGAGGAGGTCTAT TTCCTCAATATGGCCTCGGTCTTCATGAGGATcttcaatttaatttgcatGATGCTCCTGATCGGCCATTGGAGCGGTTGCTTGCAGTTCTTAGTGCCAATGTTACAGGGTTTTCCATCCAACTCCTGGGTCTCCATCAACGAGTTGCAG GAATCGTACTGGCTGGAGCAGTATTCGTGGGCATTGTTCAAAGCCATGTCGCACATGCTTTGCATAGGCTACGGCAG ATTCCCACCACAATCACTGACAGACATGTGGCTCACGATGCTGTCGATGATATCCGGGGCCACCTGTTACGCATTGTTCCTCGGTCACGCGACCAATCTCATCCAGAGCTTGGATTCCAGCCGGCGCCAGTATCGCGAGAAGGTCAAACAGGTGGAGGAGTATATGGCCTATCGCAAGCTACCACGCGACATGCGACAGCGCATCACGGAATACTTCGAGCATCGGTACCAGGGTAAATTCTTCGATGAAGAGTTGATACTTGGCGAGTTGAGCGAGAAATTGCGCGAGGATGTCATCAACTACAACTGCAG ATCCCTCGTGGCGTCAGTGCCTTTTTTTGCTAATGCCGATTCGAATTTCGTTTCCGACGTAGTTACCAAACTGAAATACGAAGTTTTCCAACCAG GTGATATTATCATAAAGGAGGGTACGATCGGTACTAAGATGTACTTCATACAGGAGGGCGTGGTGGACATTGTCATGGCCAACGGCGAG GTTGCCACCTCACTATCGGATGGCTCTTACTTCGGTGAGATCTGTCTGCTGACCAATGCGCGTCGTGTGGCCAGCGTGCGAGCCGAAACCTATTGCAATCTATTCTCGTTGAGCGTGGATCATTTCAATTGCGTTCTGGATCAGTATCCGCTGATGCGCAAGACCATGGAGACTGTGGCCGCCGAGCGGTTGAACAAGATTGGCAAGAATCCAAACATAATGCATCAGAAGGACGAGCAGCTGAGCAATCCGGAGTCGAACACGATTACGGCTGTGGTGAATGCCCTGGCTGCCGAGGCGGATGACTGCAAAGATGA TGACATGGATCTCAAGGAGAATTTACTGCATGGGTCAGAG